In one window of Helianthus annuus cultivar XRQ/B chromosome 17, HanXRQr2.0-SUNRISE, whole genome shotgun sequence DNA:
- the LOC110920604 gene encoding switch-associated protein 70 translates to MATNGASSVRDKDGANATEASLDKIKRQLASGSGRNLLQGPLLKRSETLRKWNERWVILDPTTGKMEYKIRRNDPNIKGTILFDSNSTIMTSPYNFHGLPKYDNCIIYIATPQKKEYFLCAETPGAARAWVATLHATQLVLRAHKEAVNSLAGNSSASLGTVSAVVTAANSTALESSKEIEAAMQISRRNALGSVMNKPLDAPLDDLTIMKETLRVKDEELQNLARDLRVRDSTIKEIAEKLTETAEAAESAASAAHTMDEQRRIATSEADRLEKELEKNAVSYSMKLRDIEEKVALLSKEKEQLMKQRDSSQQETLLWRSELAKARERVVILEGAVVRAEEKVRVKDAETEAAIKEATEKETAARKENQELLAYINILQLQLQRQEENTKQVMEERGESCSHGDTQPLTKHVHPSEENVDKACLSDSRNIPVSDINLVHPPPSPSVDETGPINDGEWNDIEATEARIAYVREIAPDTEGNSLDIPVFLQPNDTQREPTTDSYHQP, encoded by the exons ATGGCTACCAATGGGGCTTCATCTGTG AGAGATAAAGATGGGGCTAATGCTACAGAGGCCAGTCTGGATAAGATTAAACGGCAATTGGCATCCGGGTCGGGTCGAAACCTCTTGCAGGGTCCTCTTCTTAAGCGATCTGAAACG CTGAGGAAATGGAACGAGAGATGGGTAATCCTAGACCCGACAACGGGAAAAATGGAATACAA GATCAGAAGAAACGATCCGAATATTAAAGGAACAATCTTGTTTGATTCAAATAGCACAATCATGACATCACCGTATAACTTCCA TGGACTACCGAAGTATGACAACTGTATTATTT ATATTGCAACACCACAGAAAAAAGAATATTTCTTATGTGCAGAAACTCCAGGTGCAGCTAGAGCTTGGGTGGCGACTTTGCA TGCAACACAGCTGGTATTAAGGGCTCATAAAGAGGCGGTAAACTCGTTAGCTGGAAATAGTAGCGCAAGTTTAGGGACGGTTTCCGCTGTTGTTACTGCTGCAAATTCAACTGCTCTGGAATCTTCTAAAGAAATTGAGGCTGCAATGCAGATTTCAAGGCGAAATGCTTTGGGATCAGTGATGAACAAACCACTTGATGCCCCATTGGATGATTTGACAATCATGAAG gaGACTCTAAGAGTAAAAGATGAAGAGCTGCAAAACTTAGCTAGAGATCTTCGTGTTAGGGACTCAACAATAAAAGAGATAGCAGAGAAGCTGACGGAGACAGCTGAAGCGGCAGAAAGTGCTGCATCTGCAGCTCATACAATGGATGAGCAGCGGAGAATCGCAACTTCTGAAGCTGACCGGTTAGAGAAAGAGTTGGAGAAAAATGCAGTGTCTTACAGCATGaag CTAAGAGATATCGAAGAGAAGGTGGCGCTTTTAAGTAAAGAAAAAGAACAACTTATGAAGCAACGAGACTCATCACAGCAGGAGACACTTTTATGGCGATCTGAGCTGGCAAAAGCTAGAGAACGTGTAGTTATTTTAGAAGGAGCTGTTGTTAGGGCTGAGGAAAAAGTTAGGGTAAAAGATGCAGAAACTGAAGCTGCAATAAAGGAAGCAACCGAGAAAGAAACCGCTGCTAGAAAGGAAAATCAAGAGCTTTTGGCTTATATTAATATTTTACAGTTACAACTTCAAAG GCAGGAGGAGAATACGAAGCAAGTCATGGAGGAAAGAGGAGAATCATGCTCACATGGCGATACTCAACCGTTGACTAAACACGTGCATCCATCTGAGGAGAACGTGGATAAAGCATGCCTTAGTGATTCCAGGAATATTCCAGTTTCAGACATAAATTTAGTTCATCCACCACCGTCTCCATCTGTAGATGAAACCGGTCCGATTAATGATGGTGAATGGAATGATATAGAAGCAACGGAAGCAAGAATAGCTTATGTTAGGGAAATCGCACCTGATACTGAAGGAAACAGTTTGGATATTCCCGTCTTTTTACAGCCAAACGATACACAACGTGAACCCACTACGGATTCCTACCATCAGCCTTAG